From the genome of Ralstonia pickettii, one region includes:
- a CDS encoding fimbrial protein yields the protein MFSTKSRTFVLRIQSKGKSMKAKLFLAGVAVSALSFAAMAQAAPASVDGVINFQGTILSDTCKVSSLTGDAGTINVNMGKIAADDIGTVAAPKLLTSGSGSANIDVVCKTGAKVSMKFAGKAADLSADKKTLRVNSGNTAAGFAQGVGIAVYEGTGAGANAFDLSNGDLLAQTTVPATGGAVNVRFSAAYVAADAAKIKPGIANASLPFTLTYE from the coding sequence TTGTTCTCGACCAAATCCCGCACGTTCGTGCTGCGGATTCAATCTAAGGGTAAGTCAATGAAAGCAAAACTGTTCCTGGCTGGCGTCGCCGTGTCTGCTCTTTCTTTCGCCGCAATGGCGCAAGCAGCGCCTGCGTCGGTGGATGGCGTTATCAATTTCCAAGGCACGATCCTGAGCGACACCTGCAAGGTGTCTTCGCTCACCGGCGATGCAGGCACCATCAACGTGAACATGGGCAAGATCGCTGCGGACGACATCGGCACGGTTGCTGCACCGAAGCTTCTGACCAGCGGTTCTGGCTCGGCCAACATTGACGTGGTGTGCAAGACGGGCGCCAAGGTCAGCATGAAGTTCGCCGGTAAGGCGGCCGACCTGAGCGCCGACAAGAAGACGCTGCGCGTGAATAGCGGCAACACCGCTGCAGGTTTCGCACAAGGTGTGGGCATTGCTGTGTACGAAGGTACGGGCGCAGGTGCAAACGCGTTCGACCTGAGCAACGGCGATCTGCTGGCACAGACCACGGTGCCGGCGACCGGCGGGGCAGTCAACGTCCGGTTCTCCGCCGCCTATGTGGCCGCAGACGCGGCCAAGATCAAGCCGGGTATTGCCAACGCCAGCCTGCCGTTCACGCTCACCTACGAGTAA
- a CDS encoding ATP-binding protein — translation MATGGDVSNVAAAVRALILGFWLGLMSGGSDAAPTSLFTPEEDAWIAAHPIVRTCVDAHWRPFEFVKAGKVAGMVPSFLDAVAHVSGLRFEYVDGACWNGSLAALKLGQVDMLPDWSKDEAVAPYRDGYIASTPYYVGTIAIVTAEQENLFASFSQLSGKRLAIKGGGGLELAIRRSSVPVKLVTFQNESDALQAVVDGDADAALGTDASIVPQLHRQFKGQLFLSGSLWDRPYALTMVTRGDNPVLASILDKSLTAISASEADAIRQRWQETTDYGAPSLASILHYRWRQVALVAAVVLAFAVLAYVLWRARVAAVRSEREKAMFLAFISHEIRTPMHTILASLELLQRSQLTGQQASRADAAVSASETLLALLDDVLEYSRLESRSVTLAPQPTAIGPWAEQALDMVRWRSDEKKLALSLDLACAPDFSVDIDAMRVRQIVLNLLVNAIKFTTVGKIVLRVDYLPAKRRAAGTLVLEVRDTGMGIPPERQRNIFEPYARVESPGNRGASGTGLGLSICHELVELMGGVITVSSSPEVGTVFTVMLPAREARAAMALPKAAEAAGASAPHAISPPRAGKAPSPESEEGPLVLVVDDHEAVQHAIQHQLEALGCRSAIAGTGEAALEQFASAAFDMVLLDCNLPGIDGYTVAQRMRNIEHQRGGERTPIVAISAVTGDTHRVRCFDSGMDGVLSKPLRLAALRELIALWCGHGDSGSRTVQAERETESTVDVLAIYRETMKTDLEMLAQGLADRNIEQARRAAHRISGAAAVVDDLRTRQVASELERHLSKASGGITADAHALLAELQSLHPTDSATT, via the coding sequence ATGGCGACGGGGGGAGATGTGAGCAATGTAGCCGCGGCGGTCCGCGCGCTGATCTTAGGCTTCTGGCTCGGCTTGATGTCCGGCGGCAGCGATGCGGCCCCGACTTCGCTATTCACACCCGAAGAGGATGCCTGGATCGCCGCGCATCCGATCGTGCGCACCTGCGTGGATGCGCATTGGCGTCCGTTCGAGTTTGTCAAAGCCGGCAAGGTGGCCGGCATGGTTCCATCGTTCCTCGATGCGGTTGCCCATGTGAGTGGGCTGCGTTTCGAATATGTGGACGGTGCGTGCTGGAACGGCTCGCTGGCTGCACTGAAGCTCGGGCAGGTGGACATGCTCCCCGACTGGAGCAAGGACGAAGCCGTGGCACCCTACCGGGACGGTTACATCGCGAGCACGCCCTACTACGTCGGGACAATCGCAATCGTTACGGCGGAACAGGAAAACCTGTTCGCCAGTTTCTCGCAACTGTCCGGCAAGCGGCTTGCGATCAAGGGCGGCGGTGGTCTTGAACTGGCCATCCGCCGCAGCTCCGTCCCAGTGAAGTTGGTAACGTTTCAAAACGAGTCCGACGCGTTGCAGGCGGTTGTTGACGGCGATGCCGACGCCGCACTCGGGACGGACGCTTCGATCGTTCCGCAACTGCACCGGCAGTTCAAGGGCCAACTGTTCCTTTCGGGCAGCCTCTGGGACCGGCCCTATGCGTTGACGATGGTCACTCGCGGTGACAACCCCGTGCTCGCGTCGATTCTCGATAAATCGCTGACCGCCATTTCGGCGTCGGAGGCCGATGCTATCCGGCAGCGTTGGCAGGAAACGACCGACTACGGCGCGCCGTCGTTGGCGTCGATCCTGCATTACCGCTGGCGCCAGGTCGCTCTCGTTGCGGCCGTTGTTCTGGCGTTTGCGGTGTTGGCCTATGTGCTATGGCGTGCGCGTGTGGCCGCCGTTCGCAGTGAGCGTGAAAAGGCGATGTTCCTCGCATTCATCAGCCACGAAATCCGCACGCCAATGCACACGATCCTGGCTTCGCTGGAACTGCTGCAGCGCTCGCAATTGACGGGCCAGCAAGCCAGTCGCGCGGATGCCGCTGTCTCGGCGTCGGAAACGCTCTTGGCGCTGCTTGACGATGTCCTTGAATACTCGCGTCTCGAATCCCGCAGCGTGACACTCGCGCCTCAGCCTACGGCGATCGGGCCCTGGGCCGAGCAGGCTCTGGACATGGTCCGCTGGCGCTCCGATGAGAAGAAGCTGGCGTTGTCGCTCGATCTTGCCTGCGCGCCGGATTTCAGCGTGGACATCGATGCCATGCGCGTGCGGCAGATCGTTTTGAACCTGTTGGTGAACGCGATCAAATTCACCACGGTCGGCAAGATCGTGCTGCGCGTCGACTATCTGCCCGCAAAGCGACGCGCCGCCGGAACGCTCGTACTCGAGGTCAGAGACACGGGCATGGGCATTCCTCCGGAGCGCCAGCGGAATATTTTCGAACCGTATGCACGCGTGGAAAGCCCGGGCAATCGCGGTGCCAGCGGAACCGGGCTGGGCTTGTCGATCTGCCACGAACTCGTGGAGTTGATGGGAGGCGTGATCACCGTCAGCAGCAGCCCCGAGGTCGGCACAGTTTTCACTGTCATGTTGCCGGCACGGGAGGCGCGCGCAGCGATGGCGTTGCCAAAGGCTGCGGAAGCAGCGGGGGCGTCTGCGCCTCACGCGATATCGCCTCCTCGGGCGGGAAAGGCGCCGTCGCCGGAATCGGAGGAGGGCCCGCTGGTCCTGGTGGTCGATGACCACGAGGCTGTGCAACACGCGATCCAGCATCAGCTTGAGGCACTGGGCTGCCGGTCTGCAATCGCCGGCACCGGTGAGGCCGCGCTCGAACAGTTTGCGTCAGCAGCGTTTGACATGGTGCTGCTCGACTGCAATCTGCCGGGGATTGATGGATATACCGTCGCGCAGCGCATGCGAAACATCGAACATCAGCGCGGAGGCGAGCGCACGCCCATTGTGGCCATCTCGGCTGTGACAGGCGACACGCACCGCGTCCGGTGTTTCGACAGCGGCATGGACGGCGTCCTTAGCAAGCCGCTGCGCCTTGCCGCCTTACGGGAACTGATCGCGCTTTGGTGCGGCCATGGTGATTCCGGCTCCCGTACGGTGCAGGCAGAGCGCGAGACGGAATCGACGGTGGACGTGCTGGCGATCTATCGAGAGACCATGAAAACCGATCTTGAAATGCTCGCGCAGGGTCTCGCAGATCGGAATATCGAGCAGGCACGTCGCGCGGCACATCGGATATCCGGTGCCGCTGCCGTTGTGGACGACCTGCGAACGCGCCAAGTGGCAAGCGAATTGGAGCGGCATCTTTCGAAGGCGTCGGGGGGCATCACGGCAGACGCGCATGCGCTCCTGGCGGAACTCCAATCGCTGCACCCGACGGACAGCGCCACTACCTGA
- a CDS encoding fimbrial biogenesis chaperone produces MKAKRCAAGAALACALAASASHASISLSTTRLIFDGKNKETSVTVNNDGGDALIQAWLDPLDEGAHGQLPFAITPPLAKLAAKQQQLLRVLYEGVGMPADRESAFWLNVQEVPQTAHNDNVLQLAVRQRIKVFYRPTGLSADPQKAPGSLQWQLNQDGGKAMLRLSNPSLYHVTVVDAKVHVGSAEEPVIDAKMIAPNSTVAVPVKLPAAGAGAPELRYDVINDYGGRQSYRVTLHSSQPSTPVSTGN; encoded by the coding sequence ATGAAAGCAAAACGATGCGCCGCTGGCGCGGCGTTGGCGTGCGCGTTGGCTGCGTCCGCGAGTCACGCCAGCATTTCCCTTAGCACCACGCGGCTCATCTTTGACGGCAAGAACAAGGAGACGTCCGTAACCGTCAACAACGATGGTGGCGATGCACTGATCCAGGCGTGGCTCGACCCCCTGGATGAAGGTGCGCACGGTCAACTGCCGTTTGCCATTACACCGCCGCTGGCGAAGCTGGCAGCAAAGCAGCAGCAATTGCTACGCGTGCTTTACGAAGGCGTGGGTATGCCGGCAGATCGTGAGTCGGCCTTCTGGTTGAACGTACAAGAAGTTCCGCAGACAGCCCACAACGACAACGTATTGCAACTGGCCGTGCGCCAGCGAATCAAGGTGTTCTATCGGCCGACCGGTCTGAGCGCGGATCCACAGAAGGCCCCCGGGAGCCTGCAATGGCAGCTCAACCAGGATGGCGGCAAGGCCATGCTGCGTTTGAGCAACCCGAGCCTGTACCACGTGACCGTGGTGGATGCCAAGGTGCATGTCGGCAGTGCAGAGGAGCCCGTCATCGACGCGAAGATGATTGCGCCTAACTCGACGGTTGCTGTGCCCGTCAAGCTGCCGGCCGCCGGTGCCGGCGCACCCGAGCTTCGCTACGACGTGATCAACGACTACGGCGGCCGCCAAAGTTACCGCGTCACCTTGCACAGCAGTCAGCCGAGCACGCCGGTCTCCACCGGCAATTGA
- a CDS encoding fimbria/pilus outer membrane usher protein has translation MSTCQTTKAFSRKAVGKAALVRPSTTPLYLAVCLAMMNSARATEGETLVAQVDPTLLAFNTSFLNGQGRPADLSAVLSSGSSVPPGNYRVEVEVNGNLVGRRDIDFYQDTDKAKLRPCLTAKMLQDFGVNLSAINPPLDVNSQACLDLPHLLDQASVDFDAGRLQLNLSIPQAFLSRAARGYVDPALWDEGVTAGYVNYQFSGNYGHSHIGTDSSSYFIGLQNGVNIGRWRLRNESTLTGSNSGQTRFKSNRTLVQRDVDAIKGQLTFGEQYSDATLFDSVRFRGVQVTSDDAMLPDSERGYAPVVRGQATTNAVVEVRQSGYVLYRANVPPGPFQLTDIFPSGSNGDLEITVIEADGSKRVTHQAFSSLPLMLRNGRLKYSFAGGKYDGDQGPAPNLVSGSLVYGLTDNSTVAGGLQVSKDFQALNVGVGTNTPIGALSVDVTQSSSRVRGKRDTGQSVRILYAKTFTSTNTNFTLAAYRYSTSGYRTFNDHVNDLSNNPSNDWFNASGFQGGRSRSRIDLTTSQDLGGVDRRYGSVYLNLSQQTFWNQPGSSRSVSVGYGNNWKQLSYNLSLSQTKDTRFGGSGSSTQVMLTMSIPLGAKLRSARAYTNVSNTSNSGTNVQSGLSGFINENTSYAMQAGYTGGGRGATGGASLTRDTDVGQLNANVNVARDYQSASVGATGSVVVHRGGVNLSRTVGDTFALMKLEGLKGVDVKTNVGTSVGRNGYAVVTYAQPYRLNALSPETHNLGADVELEDTVMQVVPRRGAIVQATFKGYSGQRAQFALQQADGKPVPFGASVEDAQTGRHLGIADPNGSAFVLLNQEQGTLSVKWKSGQCQAPYALRPAEAGRNYQRQTLRCR, from the coding sequence ATGTCTACCTGCCAGACGACCAAAGCGTTCTCCAGAAAGGCCGTTGGGAAAGCGGCTCTTGTACGCCCGAGCACAACGCCGCTCTACCTGGCCGTGTGTCTTGCGATGATGAACAGCGCGCGCGCCACCGAAGGGGAGACGCTCGTCGCACAGGTGGATCCAACGCTCCTCGCATTCAATACGAGTTTCCTGAACGGCCAAGGACGGCCAGCGGACCTGAGCGCCGTACTGAGTTCGGGCAGCAGCGTGCCGCCCGGAAACTATCGGGTGGAGGTGGAGGTCAACGGTAATCTGGTCGGGCGTCGCGACATCGATTTCTACCAAGACACCGACAAGGCCAAGCTGCGCCCGTGCCTGACGGCGAAGATGCTTCAGGACTTCGGTGTCAACCTGAGCGCGATCAACCCGCCGCTGGATGTCAACAGCCAAGCCTGCCTTGATCTGCCGCACCTGCTGGATCAAGCATCGGTCGATTTCGACGCTGGCAGGCTCCAGCTCAACCTGAGCATTCCGCAAGCCTTTCTTTCCCGCGCGGCGCGCGGCTATGTAGACCCTGCGCTGTGGGACGAAGGGGTCACTGCCGGTTACGTCAACTACCAGTTCAGCGGCAACTACGGTCATAGCCACATCGGCACTGACAGCAGCAGTTACTTCATTGGCCTGCAGAACGGCGTGAATATCGGGCGCTGGCGCCTGCGAAACGAGTCCACGCTCACCGGCAGCAACAGCGGCCAGACGCGATTTAAGAGCAACCGCACGCTCGTGCAGCGCGACGTCGATGCCATCAAGGGCCAGCTGACATTCGGCGAGCAGTATTCTGACGCAACGCTGTTTGATAGCGTGCGGTTTCGCGGGGTGCAAGTCACTTCTGACGATGCCATGCTGCCCGACAGCGAGCGCGGCTATGCGCCGGTAGTGCGCGGTCAAGCAACCACCAACGCGGTGGTCGAGGTGCGCCAGAGCGGCTATGTGCTCTATCGGGCCAACGTGCCGCCTGGCCCGTTCCAGCTGACCGACATCTTCCCGTCCGGCTCCAATGGCGATCTGGAGATCACCGTTATTGAAGCTGACGGTAGCAAGCGCGTCACGCATCAGGCGTTTTCAAGCCTGCCGCTGATGCTGCGCAATGGGCGCCTGAAGTACAGCTTTGCGGGCGGCAAGTACGATGGCGACCAGGGCCCCGCGCCTAATCTGGTCAGCGGCTCGCTCGTCTATGGCCTGACCGACAACAGCACGGTGGCGGGCGGCCTGCAAGTGTCGAAAGACTTCCAGGCCTTGAACGTGGGCGTTGGTACCAACACGCCCATCGGCGCGCTGTCCGTTGATGTCACGCAATCGAGCAGCCGCGTGCGTGGCAAGCGCGACACCGGCCAGAGTGTGCGGATTCTGTACGCCAAGACGTTCACGAGCACCAATACCAACTTCACGTTGGCTGCCTATCGGTATTCCACGTCGGGCTACCGTACCTTCAATGATCACGTCAACGATCTCAGCAACAACCCAAGCAACGACTGGTTCAACGCCTCGGGCTTCCAGGGCGGCCGTAGCCGCTCACGCATCGACCTGACGACCAGCCAGGACCTGGGTGGCGTCGATCGCCGATACGGCAGCGTCTACCTCAACCTCAGCCAGCAGACCTTTTGGAATCAGCCGGGCTCGAGCCGCAGCGTTAGCGTTGGATACGGCAACAACTGGAAGCAGTTGAGCTACAACCTGAGCCTCAGCCAAACTAAGGACACGCGCTTTGGCGGAAGCGGCAGCAGCACGCAAGTCATGCTGACAATGTCCATCCCGCTGGGTGCCAAGCTTCGGTCTGCGCGTGCCTATACCAACGTCAGCAACACCAGCAATAGCGGCACCAACGTTCAAAGCGGCCTGAGCGGTTTCATCAACGAGAACACGTCGTACGCCATGCAGGCCGGTTACACCGGCGGGGGCCGCGGCGCGACGGGCGGGGCAAGCCTCACCCGCGATACCGACGTCGGCCAGCTCAACGCCAACGTGAACGTCGCCCGCGACTATCAATCGGCCAGTGTTGGCGCCACGGGTTCCGTGGTGGTCCATCGCGGTGGCGTCAACTTGAGCCGTACCGTTGGCGATACCTTCGCGCTGATGAAGCTTGAAGGGCTCAAAGGCGTGGACGTCAAGACCAATGTTGGCACCTCGGTCGGCCGCAACGGCTACGCCGTGGTCACGTACGCGCAGCCGTATCGGCTGAATGCACTGAGCCCGGAGACCCATAACCTTGGCGCGGATGTCGAACTGGAAGACACTGTGATGCAGGTGGTGCCGCGCCGCGGCGCCATCGTGCAGGCCACTTTCAAGGGCTACAGCGGGCAGCGCGCCCAGTTTGCACTCCAGCAGGCCGACGGCAAGCCCGTTCCCTTTGGCGCCAGCGTGGAAGACGCACAAACCGGCCGCCACCTCGGCATCGCCGATCCGAACGGCAGCGCATTTGTGCTGCTCAATCAGGAGCAGGGCACCTTGTCGGTGAAGTGGAAGAGCGGTCAATGCCAAGCGCCCTACGCCCTGCGCCCCGCCGAAGCCGGGCGGAATTATCAGAGGCAGACGCTGCGCTGCCGCTGA